The following coding sequences lie in one Saccharopolyspora hordei genomic window:
- a CDS encoding LLM class F420-dependent oxidoreductase, protein MQRRWGITVPFQDVPMAEQRELVAELPDLGFTDVWSSEAGAADAFTPLALASAWAPQLRLGTAIVPVYTRGPATLAMSAATLAAAAPGRFALGIGTSSNVIVERWNGIPFDEPYKRVRDTLRFLRKALTGEKVTETYDTFQVRGFKAAVVPDPAPPLLVAALRPGMLRLAGREGDGAIINWLSPEDVRTVVPHVHQGGAGKEVVARIFVMPDTDADTARAIARRQIAAYLNVPVYRAFHEWLGREELTPMWQAWDAGDRKAALAAIPDRVVDDLVVHGPAEHCRERVQQYVDNGVTTPAIALLSPGNPVDAVRAMGLEQPG, encoded by the coding sequence GTGCAACGACGGTGGGGCATCACGGTGCCGTTCCAGGACGTGCCGATGGCCGAGCAGCGCGAGCTGGTCGCCGAACTGCCGGACCTGGGCTTCACGGACGTGTGGTCGTCGGAGGCCGGCGCCGCCGACGCCTTCACGCCGCTGGCGCTGGCCAGCGCGTGGGCCCCGCAACTGCGGCTGGGCACCGCCATCGTGCCGGTCTACACCCGCGGGCCGGCGACGCTGGCCATGAGCGCGGCGACGTTGGCCGCGGCGGCCCCGGGCCGGTTCGCGCTCGGCATCGGCACCTCCTCCAACGTGATCGTGGAGCGCTGGAACGGCATCCCGTTCGACGAGCCCTACAAGCGGGTGCGCGACACGCTCCGGTTCCTGCGCAAGGCGCTGACCGGCGAGAAGGTCACCGAGACCTACGACACCTTCCAGGTCCGGGGCTTCAAGGCGGCGGTGGTCCCCGACCCGGCGCCACCGCTGCTGGTCGCGGCCCTGCGGCCGGGGATGCTGCGGTTGGCAGGCCGGGAGGGCGACGGCGCGATCATCAACTGGCTGTCCCCGGAGGACGTGCGCACCGTGGTGCCGCACGTGCACCAGGGCGGTGCGGGCAAGGAGGTCGTGGCGCGGATCTTCGTCATGCCCGACACCGACGCCGACACCGCGCGCGCCATCGCCCGGCGGCAGATCGCGGCCTACCTGAACGTGCCGGTGTACCGGGCGTTCCACGAGTGGCTCGGCCGCGAGGAGCTCACGCCGATGTGGCAGGCGTGGGACGCCGGTGACCGCAAGGCGGCGCTGGCGGCGATCCCGGACCGCGTGGTCGACGACCTCGTGGTGCACGGACCGGCCGAGCATTGCCGGGAACGCGTCCAGCAGTACGTCGACAACGGCGTCACCACCCCGGCCATCGCGCTGCTGTCGCCGGGGAACCCGGTGGACGCGGTCCGCGCGATGGGCCTGGAACAGCCAGGATGA
- a CDS encoding acyclic terpene utilization AtuA family protein: MTRAIRIGGFSGYLGDRRSALDEAMAGAPCDVLIGDYLAEFTLAMLAARHRTDPSKGYVEYFLDQLRPHLGALAERGTKVVVNAGGFNPAGLAAAVRAMVTENGAPLRVAHVEGDNILSTVDDLLAAGHEMRSMDSGAPLADWGHRPIAANAYLGGWGIAAALRAGADVVVCGRVTDASLTAGPAAWWHDWRPDDWDRLAAAVVAGHVIECGPHAVGGNFSGFTQVPGMVRPGFPVAEIDADGTTVITKHPGDGGTVTVDTVTAQLVYEIQGPRYLNPDVTAHLDTVRLRQLAPDRVEISGATGSPPPPSTKVAMFAPIGHQIVVSVYATGLDVDEKVALVRAQAEALLEGVDAELDVTALGTAAEDPDRQWDATVQVRIMATAAEREPLARLSEGIGELFLSSIPGFFTDNAARQSSSPKPRIDYWPSLLAIDAVPHEVVLDDGTRIAVDPPPATEQPSQPTHPEPAPVALGETRRVPLGRLVHARSGDKGGNSNVGLWVADPKAWPWLRSLLSTEELRRLMPEAKDLDIVRHEFPHLRAVHFVLRGLLGTGGSSNLRVDPIGKAVGEFLRARHVDVPVELLERGPAAHG, encoded by the coding sequence ATGACGCGGGCCATCCGGATCGGCGGGTTCTCCGGCTACTTGGGCGACCGGCGCAGCGCCCTGGACGAGGCGATGGCCGGCGCGCCCTGCGACGTGCTGATCGGCGACTACCTGGCCGAGTTCACCCTCGCCATGCTGGCGGCCCGGCACCGCACGGACCCGTCCAAGGGCTACGTCGAGTACTTCCTCGACCAGCTCCGACCGCACCTGGGAGCGCTGGCCGAACGCGGCACCAAGGTGGTGGTCAACGCCGGCGGGTTCAACCCGGCGGGGCTGGCCGCGGCGGTGCGCGCGATGGTCACCGAGAACGGCGCGCCGCTGCGGGTCGCGCACGTGGAGGGCGACAACATCCTGTCCACAGTGGATGACCTGCTGGCCGCGGGGCACGAGATGCGCAGCATGGACAGCGGTGCGCCGCTGGCCGACTGGGGGCACCGGCCCATCGCGGCCAACGCCTACCTCGGCGGGTGGGGGATCGCCGCGGCCCTGCGCGCCGGCGCGGACGTGGTGGTGTGCGGGCGGGTCACCGACGCCTCGCTCACCGCGGGCCCGGCCGCGTGGTGGCACGACTGGCGCCCCGACGACTGGGACCGGCTCGCCGCCGCGGTGGTCGCCGGGCACGTCATCGAGTGCGGGCCGCACGCGGTCGGCGGGAACTTCTCCGGCTTCACCCAGGTGCCGGGGATGGTCCGCCCCGGCTTCCCGGTCGCCGAGATCGACGCCGACGGCACCACGGTCATCACCAAGCACCCCGGTGACGGCGGAACGGTCACAGTGGACACCGTGACCGCCCAGCTGGTGTACGAGATCCAGGGCCCGCGCTACCTCAACCCGGACGTCACCGCGCACCTGGACACCGTGCGGCTGCGCCAGCTCGCACCGGACCGCGTGGAGATCTCCGGCGCCACCGGCTCCCCGCCGCCCCCGTCGACCAAGGTCGCGATGTTCGCCCCGATCGGCCACCAGATCGTCGTCAGCGTCTACGCCACCGGCCTGGACGTCGACGAGAAGGTCGCGCTCGTCCGCGCCCAGGCCGAGGCGCTGCTGGAGGGGGTGGACGCCGAGCTCGACGTGACTGCGCTCGGCACGGCCGCCGAGGACCCGGACCGCCAGTGGGACGCCACCGTCCAAGTGCGCATCATGGCCACCGCCGCCGAGCGGGAGCCGCTGGCACGGCTGTCCGAGGGCATCGGCGAGCTGTTCCTGTCGAGCATCCCCGGCTTCTTCACCGACAACGCGGCGCGCCAGTCCAGCTCGCCGAAACCGCGCATCGACTACTGGCCGTCGCTGCTGGCGATCGACGCGGTGCCGCACGAGGTGGTGCTCGACGACGGCACCCGGATCGCGGTCGACCCGCCACCGGCCACCGAGCAGCCGAGCCAGCCCACGCACCCGGAACCGGCGCCGGTGGCGCTCGGCGAGACCCGCCGCGTCCCGCTCGGCCGCCTCGTGCACGCGCGCAGCGGTGACAAGGGCGGCAACAGCAACGTCGGCCTGTGGGTGGCCGACCCGAAGGCGTGGCCGTGGCTGCGCAGCCTGCTCAGCACCGAGGAGCTGCGGCGGCTGATGCCCGAGGCGAAGGACCTCGACATCGTCCGGCACGAGTTCCCGCACCTGCGGGCGGTGCACTTCGTCCTGCGCGGACTGCTGGGCACCGGTGGTTCGAGCAACCTGCGGGTGGACCCGATCGGCAAGGCGGTCGGCGAGTTCCTCCGCGCCCGGCACGTCGACGTCCCGGTGGAGCTGCTGGAACGCGGACCGGCCGCGCACGGCTGA
- a CDS encoding crotonase/enoyl-CoA hydratase family protein yields the protein MSHEQIRYEVADRTATITLHRPEKLNAFTHVMRDELIDAFDAADADDEVRAVVLTGAGRGFCAGADLSAGADTFNAAADGERAAARWSAGEIDGVPRDGGGTVALRIAESRKPVIVAFNGPAVGVGVTMTLPADIRLAAESARFGFVFARRGLLPEAASTWFLPRVVGISQAMEWVATGRVFDAREALSGRLVSRVVPDDELLPAARGIAREIAENTSAVSVAVSRQLLWGMLSADSPWEAHRLDSQAIHHLGAAPDAAEGVESFLAKRPAEFPMKVSTDYPDFLPHWPERPAGQP from the coding sequence ATGAGCCACGAGCAGATCCGCTACGAGGTCGCCGACCGCACCGCGACGATCACCCTGCACCGGCCGGAGAAGCTCAACGCCTTCACCCACGTGATGCGCGACGAGCTCATCGACGCGTTCGACGCCGCGGACGCCGACGACGAGGTCCGCGCGGTCGTCCTCACCGGTGCCGGGCGCGGGTTCTGCGCCGGGGCCGACCTGAGCGCGGGCGCGGACACCTTCAACGCCGCGGCGGACGGCGAGCGCGCGGCCGCCCGTTGGTCGGCCGGGGAGATCGACGGGGTGCCGCGCGACGGCGGCGGAACGGTGGCGCTGCGCATCGCCGAGTCGCGCAAGCCGGTGATCGTGGCGTTCAACGGCCCGGCGGTCGGGGTCGGCGTGACGATGACGCTGCCCGCGGACATCCGGCTGGCCGCCGAGTCGGCGCGGTTCGGGTTCGTCTTCGCCCGCCGGGGACTCCTCCCGGAGGCGGCGTCGACGTGGTTCCTGCCGCGCGTGGTCGGCATCTCGCAGGCGATGGAGTGGGTGGCCACCGGGCGGGTGTTCGACGCGCGCGAGGCGCTGTCCGGCCGCCTGGTGTCCCGGGTGGTCCCGGACGACGAGCTGCTGCCCGCGGCGCGCGGGATCGCCCGGGAGATCGCCGAGAACACCTCGGCGGTCTCGGTGGCGGTGTCCCGGCAGCTGCTGTGGGGGATGCTCAGCGCGGACTCGCCGTGGGAGGCGCACCGCCTGGACTCCCAGGCGATCCACCACCTCGGTGCCGCCCCGGACGCCGCCGAAGGGGTCGAGTCGTTCCTCGCCAAGCGACCGGCGGAGTTCCCGATGAAGGTCAGCACCGACTACCCGGACTTCCTCCCGCACTGGCCCGAACGTCCCGCCGGGCAGCCGTGA
- a CDS encoding crotonase/enoyl-CoA hydratase family protein gives MTTSPDQRVSCTTTDGVADVRLSRPDKLNALDQAMFDALVATGLRLREERGVRAVVLSGEGRAFCAGLDFASFQQMADGGRSFERRPATTEPVGPAKARGQQAAYVWATIPVPVIAAVHGVAFGGGLQVALGADIRLVAPDAQLSVMEIKWGLVPDMTGTQLLPELVGRDVAKELTFTGRVVSGTEAAELGLATRVEPDPRAAALELAREIASKSPEAVRHSKRLLDMAGRAGLAEGFDAEQEAIGSLIGSPNQTEAVKANLERRDPRFTDPA, from the coding sequence GTGACCACTTCGCCCGACCAGCGCGTCAGCTGCACCACCACCGACGGCGTGGCGGACGTGCGGTTGAGCCGGCCGGACAAGCTCAACGCGCTGGACCAGGCGATGTTCGACGCGCTGGTGGCCACCGGGCTGCGGTTGCGCGAGGAGCGCGGGGTGCGCGCCGTGGTGCTCTCCGGCGAGGGCCGGGCGTTCTGCGCGGGGCTGGACTTCGCCAGCTTCCAGCAGATGGCCGACGGCGGCCGGTCCTTCGAGCGGCGCCCGGCGACCACCGAACCGGTCGGCCCGGCCAAGGCCCGCGGCCAGCAGGCGGCGTACGTGTGGGCGACGATCCCGGTCCCGGTGATCGCCGCGGTGCACGGGGTGGCGTTCGGTGGCGGCCTCCAGGTCGCGCTGGGCGCGGACATCCGGTTGGTGGCGCCCGACGCGCAGCTGTCCGTGATGGAGATCAAGTGGGGCCTGGTGCCGGACATGACCGGCACCCAGCTGCTGCCGGAGCTGGTGGGCCGCGACGTCGCCAAGGAGCTGACCTTCACCGGACGCGTCGTCAGCGGCACCGAGGCCGCCGAGCTCGGCCTGGCCACCCGCGTCGAGCCGGACCCGCGGGCCGCGGCGCTGGAGCTGGCCCGCGAGATCGCGAGCAAGAGCCCGGAGGCGGTCCGGCACTCCAAGCGCCTGCTCGACATGGCGGGCCGCGCCGGCCTCGCCGAGGGCTTCGACGCCGAGCAGGAGGCGATCGGGTCCCTCATCGGCAGCCCCAACCAGACCGAAGCGGTCAAGGCCAACCTGGAGCGCCGCGACCCGCGCTTCACCGACCCCGCCTGA
- a CDS encoding SMP-30/gluconolactonase/LRE family protein, with protein sequence MTEMRQIASGLQFPEGPVAMPDGSVLLVEIKRGTLSRVAPDGSVSVVAECGGGPNGAAIGPDGAVYVCNNGGFEWWEVRGRDVPGEQPADYIGGRIQRVTLDGTVTDLYTEVDGHGLRGPNDIVFDAHGGFYFTDLGKRRPREVDRGGLYYATPDGSRIEEIAYPLADANGVGLSPDGSRVYVAETSTGRVWYWDVEGPGRLRRTGNGPAGAALLHGFPGYQLLDSLAVDSEGNVCVATLVTGGISVISPDGELKDVVKPPRHDPHVTNICFGGPDLRTAYITSSGWGILYAVEWHCPGLELNHARH encoded by the coding sequence ATGACCGAGATGCGGCAGATCGCCTCGGGGCTGCAGTTCCCGGAAGGTCCGGTGGCGATGCCGGACGGTTCCGTGCTGCTGGTGGAGATCAAGCGCGGCACCCTGTCCCGGGTCGCCCCCGACGGCTCGGTCTCGGTCGTCGCCGAGTGCGGTGGTGGTCCGAACGGGGCGGCGATCGGCCCGGACGGTGCGGTCTACGTCTGCAACAACGGCGGTTTCGAGTGGTGGGAGGTCCGCGGCCGCGACGTGCCGGGCGAGCAGCCGGCGGACTACATCGGCGGCCGGATCCAGCGCGTCACGCTGGACGGCACCGTCACCGACCTCTACACCGAGGTCGACGGGCACGGGCTGCGCGGGCCCAACGACATCGTCTTCGACGCCCACGGCGGCTTCTACTTCACCGACCTGGGCAAGCGGCGGCCCCGCGAGGTCGACCGCGGCGGGCTGTACTACGCCACCCCCGACGGCAGCCGGATCGAGGAGATCGCCTACCCGCTGGCCGACGCCAACGGGGTCGGGCTGTCCCCGGACGGATCGCGGGTCTACGTCGCGGAGACCAGCACCGGGCGGGTCTGGTACTGGGACGTCGAGGGCCCGGGGCGGTTGCGCCGCACCGGGAACGGACCGGCCGGTGCGGCGCTGCTGCACGGCTTCCCCGGCTACCAGCTGCTGGACTCGCTGGCGGTGGACTCCGAGGGCAACGTGTGCGTGGCGACGCTGGTCACCGGCGGCATCAGCGTGATCTCCCCGGACGGCGAGCTCAAGGACGTCGTCAAACCGCCCCGGCACGACCCGCACGTCACCAACATCTGCTTCGGCGGCCCGGACCTGCGCACCGCCTACATCACCTCGTCCGGCTGGGGGATCCTCTACGCGGTGGAGTGGCACTGCCCCGGCCTCGAGCTCAACCACGCGCGGCACTGA
- a CDS encoding enoyl-CoA hydratase/isomerase family protein — MNTVDGGEVLVTQDGSVLTITINRPERKNAVDTAAWRGLHEAITRAAADDDVRCVVITGAGGDFCAGADLSSDRGTQHPLLRMHGINDIVLALHELPKPSVAKVRGVAVGAGWNLALGCDFVVCTPDARFSQIFAKRGLSLDFGGSWLLPRIVGMQQAKRLALLGDIIGAEEAREIGAVTWVREDDEIDGFVTDLAERLAQGPPVALAQNKQVLHAGSHQSLREALENEARAQTINFATDAPAARKAFVDKTEPEFTGEWMVR; from the coding sequence GTGAACACAGTGGACGGTGGCGAGGTCCTGGTGACCCAGGACGGGTCCGTGCTGACGATCACGATCAACAGGCCGGAGCGCAAGAACGCGGTGGACACGGCCGCCTGGCGCGGGCTGCACGAGGCGATCACCCGGGCCGCGGCGGACGACGACGTGCGCTGCGTGGTGATCACCGGCGCCGGTGGCGACTTCTGCGCGGGCGCGGACCTGAGCAGCGACCGCGGCACGCAGCACCCGCTGCTGCGGATGCACGGCATCAACGACATCGTGCTCGCCCTGCACGAGCTGCCGAAGCCGTCGGTGGCCAAGGTGCGCGGGGTGGCGGTCGGCGCCGGGTGGAACCTGGCCCTGGGGTGCGACTTCGTGGTGTGCACGCCCGACGCGCGGTTCTCGCAGATCTTCGCCAAGCGCGGGCTGTCGCTGGACTTCGGCGGGTCCTGGCTGCTGCCGCGGATCGTGGGCATGCAGCAGGCCAAGCGCCTGGCGCTGCTCGGCGACATCATCGGCGCCGAGGAGGCGCGCGAGATCGGCGCGGTCACCTGGGTGCGGGAGGACGACGAGATCGACGGCTTCGTCACCGACCTCGCCGAGCGCCTCGCGCAGGGCCCGCCGGTCGCGCTGGCGCAGAACAAGCAGGTGCTGCACGCGGGCAGCCACCAGAGCCTGCGGGAGGCGCTGGAGAACGAGGCCCGCGCGCAGACCATCAACTTCGCCACCGACGCGCCGGCCGCGCGGAAGGCGTTCGTGGACAAGACCGAACCCGAGTTCACCGGGGAGTGGATGGTGCGATGA
- a CDS encoding class I adenylate-forming enzyme family protein, whose product MAEDLRERLLAELTGPGGEFEIAEQEVGGIPMRVYTGGPATLRDVVLFSRGHGDREFLVYEDFRCSYAEHFRLVAGLARCLREEYGLTQGDRVAIAMRNFPEWAVVFWAIQAAGLVAVPLNAWWTDAELRYGMTDSGAALVFADAERTARLDRDVPVVEVRGGEPGPGVRAWSELVASLPEQAELPDVTIGPDDDATILYTSGTTGRPKGAVGTHRNHCTNLLNTVVGRRVQAALANGGVFPPLGDPSAPQPGVLLTFPLFHIAGINSLCFATLVGAKLATLYRWDREAAARLIVEADLTTAAGVPTVMRDLVENVDEASRLDGVNMGGAPIPPDLVERIGRLGTGGVAPGNGYGLTETTSAVVMNAGGDYLAHPDSVGRCVPGADLRVVDPATGDDLPDGEIGELWFRGPNIVRGYWNNPEATAEAFVDGWFRTGDLGYVVDGWVHVVDRLKDVVIRGGENVYCAEVEAALFEHPAVADCAVIGLPHPTLGEEVAAVVNLREPVETTELQQHVAARLAAFKVPAHVVVRDDPLPRTPTGKVLKRRLRERLGAQGV is encoded by the coding sequence ATGGCGGAGGACCTGCGGGAGCGGTTGCTCGCCGAACTCACCGGCCCCGGTGGGGAGTTCGAGATCGCCGAGCAGGAGGTCGGCGGCATCCCGATGCGCGTCTACACCGGTGGACCGGCGACGCTGCGCGACGTGGTGCTGTTCAGCCGCGGTCACGGTGACCGGGAGTTCCTGGTCTACGAGGACTTCCGGTGCAGCTACGCCGAGCACTTCCGGCTGGTGGCCGGGCTGGCGCGGTGCCTGCGGGAGGAGTACGGGCTGACCCAGGGCGACCGGGTCGCCATCGCGATGCGCAACTTCCCGGAGTGGGCGGTCGTCTTCTGGGCGATCCAGGCCGCGGGCCTGGTCGCGGTGCCGCTCAACGCCTGGTGGACCGACGCCGAACTCCGCTACGGGATGACCGACTCCGGGGCGGCGCTGGTGTTCGCCGACGCCGAGCGGACCGCGCGGCTCGACCGCGACGTGCCGGTCGTGGAGGTCCGCGGCGGCGAACCCGGGCCGGGCGTGCGGGCGTGGTCGGAGCTGGTGGCGTCGCTGCCGGAGCAGGCCGAGCTGCCGGACGTGACCATCGGTCCCGACGACGACGCGACGATCCTGTACACCTCCGGCACCACCGGACGCCCCAAGGGCGCGGTCGGCACGCACCGAAACCACTGCACGAACCTGCTCAACACGGTGGTCGGCAGGCGGGTCCAGGCCGCGCTGGCCAACGGCGGGGTGTTCCCGCCCCTGGGCGACCCGAGCGCGCCGCAACCCGGTGTGCTGCTGACCTTCCCGCTGTTCCACATCGCCGGGATCAACTCGCTGTGCTTCGCGACGCTCGTCGGGGCGAAGCTGGCCACCCTGTACCGGTGGGACCGGGAGGCCGCGGCGCGGCTGATCGTCGAGGCGGACCTGACCACCGCGGCCGGGGTGCCGACGGTGATGCGCGACCTCGTCGAGAACGTCGACGAGGCGAGCCGGCTGGACGGCGTCAACATGGGCGGGGCGCCGATCCCGCCCGACCTCGTCGAGCGCATCGGCCGACTGGGCACGGGCGGAGTGGCACCGGGCAACGGCTACGGCCTGACCGAGACGACCTCGGCGGTGGTCATGAACGCGGGCGGTGACTACCTGGCCCACCCCGACAGCGTCGGCCGGTGCGTGCCGGGGGCGGACCTGCGCGTCGTGGACCCGGCGACCGGTGACGACCTGCCCGACGGCGAGATCGGCGAACTGTGGTTCCGCGGGCCGAACATCGTGCGCGGTTACTGGAACAACCCGGAGGCCACCGCGGAGGCGTTCGTCGACGGCTGGTTCCGCACCGGCGACCTCGGGTACGTCGTGGACGGCTGGGTGCACGTGGTGGACCGGCTCAAGGACGTGGTGATCCGCGGCGGCGAGAACGTCTACTGCGCGGAGGTCGAGGCGGCGTTGTTCGAGCACCCCGCGGTGGCCGACTGCGCGGTCATCGGCCTGCCGCACCCGACGCTGGGCGAGGAGGTGGCGGCCGTGGTGAACCTGCGGGAGCCGGTCGAGACCACCGAGCTGCAGCAGCACGTCGCGGCACGGCTGGCGGCGTTCAAGGTCCCGGCCCACGTGGTCGTGCGCGACGACCCGCTGCCGCGCACCCCGACCGGCAAGGTGCTCAAGCGCCGGCTGCGCGAGCGCCTCGGCGCGCAGGGGGTGTGA
- a CDS encoding histidine phosphatase family protein: MSDVEYRQSRFSVPAGAADILLVRHGESAPARPDRPFPLVDGQGDPDLAPEGREHAERVAQRLADAGLHALYVTTLRRTAQTAAPLAARLGLTPRVEPDLREVHLGEWEGGLFRQKVAAGDPVVQRMHAEQRWDVIPGAESTEALSARVRGAIERLAAAHPDQRIAVFTHGGVIGQVMALATGSRPLAFLGADNGSISRIVVTRDRWIVRAFNDTAHLQDDLSGRAAALT, from the coding sequence ATGTCCGACGTGGAGTACCGGCAGTCCCGGTTCTCGGTCCCGGCCGGGGCCGCCGACATCCTGTTGGTCCGGCACGGCGAATCGGCCCCGGCACGGCCCGACCGCCCCTTCCCGCTCGTCGACGGGCAGGGAGACCCGGACCTGGCGCCGGAGGGCCGGGAGCACGCCGAGCGCGTCGCGCAGCGGCTGGCCGACGCCGGTCTGCACGCCCTCTACGTGACCACGCTGCGCCGGACCGCGCAGACGGCGGCACCGCTGGCCGCCCGCCTCGGCCTGACCCCGCGGGTCGAGCCCGACCTGCGCGAGGTGCACCTCGGCGAGTGGGAAGGCGGCCTGTTCCGCCAGAAGGTGGCCGCCGGCGACCCGGTCGTGCAGCGCATGCACGCCGAGCAGCGCTGGGACGTCATCCCCGGGGCCGAGTCCACCGAGGCGCTGAGCGCGCGCGTGCGCGGCGCGATCGAGCGCCTGGCCGCGGCGCACCCGGACCAGCGGATCGCGGTGTTCACCCACGGCGGCGTCATCGGCCAGGTGATGGCGCTGGCCACCGGGTCCCGGCCGCTGGCGTTCCTGGGCGCCGACAACGGGTCCATCTCCCGCATCGTGGTGACCCGAGACCGCTGGATCGTCCGCGCCTTCAACGACACCGCTCACCTGCAGGACGACCTCTCGGGCCGGGCCGCGGCGCTGACCTGA
- a CDS encoding phosphotransferase, whose amino-acid sequence MELRGIEPGPTERWLRDNVPGLRPPVTFSLVSGGRSNLTYRVTDADGVVRALRRPPTGGVLSTAHDMSREWRFLSALHGTAVPVPEPLAYCSDTSVTGAEFYVMGFVDGTVLGDGAAAAPFSLEARRRAGMATVECLAALHTIDPDAVGLGGVARRDGYLQRQLSRWQRQVHQSGAPDLELLDAVHDALVAGVPEQSTGIVHGDFRPGNLSFAPDGEVLAVFDWELATLGDPLADLGWLVASWVEPGDDVPGVAHGPTAEPGFPGRDEVVARYAELTGRDVSRLSYYVAFQRWRSCCITAGVRARYLAGVMGDDGYDAEARAAEELRQAQLAWDAVRELGLV is encoded by the coding sequence GTGGAGCTGCGCGGCATCGAACCGGGCCCCACCGAGCGCTGGTTGCGCGACAACGTGCCGGGCCTGCGCCCGCCGGTGACCTTCTCGCTGGTCTCCGGCGGCCGGTCCAACCTGACCTACCGGGTCACCGACGCCGACGGCGTGGTGCGCGCGCTGCGCCGGCCACCCACCGGCGGGGTGCTCAGCACCGCGCACGACATGAGCCGCGAGTGGCGGTTCCTCTCCGCCCTGCACGGCACCGCGGTGCCGGTTCCCGAGCCGTTGGCGTACTGCTCGGACACCTCGGTGACCGGCGCCGAGTTCTACGTGATGGGCTTCGTCGACGGCACGGTGCTCGGCGACGGGGCCGCGGCGGCGCCCTTCTCGCTGGAGGCCCGACGGCGGGCCGGGATGGCGACGGTGGAGTGCCTGGCGGCGCTGCACACCATCGACCCGGACGCGGTGGGGCTCGGCGGTGTCGCCCGCCGCGACGGCTACCTGCAGCGGCAGCTGAGCCGGTGGCAGCGGCAGGTGCACCAGTCCGGCGCGCCCGACCTGGAGCTGCTGGACGCGGTGCACGACGCGCTGGTGGCCGGGGTCCCCGAGCAGAGTACCGGGATCGTGCACGGTGACTTCCGGCCGGGCAACCTGTCGTTCGCGCCCGACGGCGAGGTGCTGGCCGTCTTCGACTGGGAGCTGGCCACCCTGGGCGACCCGCTGGCCGACCTCGGCTGGCTGGTGGCGTCGTGGGTCGAACCGGGGGACGATGTCCCTGGCGTCGCCCACGGTCCCACCGCCGAACCCGGGTTCCCCGGCCGCGACGAGGTCGTCGCGCGCTACGCCGAGCTGACCGGCCGCGACGTCTCGCGCCTCTCGTACTACGTGGCCTTCCAGCGCTGGCGGTCCTGCTGCATCACCGCCGGGGTGCGCGCCCGCTACCTGGCCGGGGTGATGGGCGACGACGGCTACGACGCCGAGGCGCGCGCGGCGGAGGAGCTCCGCCAGGCGCAGCTGGCGTGGGACGCGGTGCGAGAGCTCGGGCTGGTGTGA